Below is a genomic region from Ziziphus jujuba cultivar Dongzao chromosome 7, ASM3175591v1.
cggATATTGAACTTCAtaatctttgttttttgtttttgttttatcgGAGTTTTTCTagtttgatatttttcattcaaatatttgaatttgggATTTTTGTCACGTTATCTTATTTATTGGCTAACATGGCATGGAAGTCTCCGTCTATGGGCGCCAACTGTCTCGCTGTCTTCTTTATTGAGGCGAATAAAATGCACTAATTCCCTCCCCTTATTCTACTTTGCAATATTTTactccctctttctttcttttatataaatatggtcTGAAAAATGGGTAagagattaaaaattaaaaatattctgTCCACACTTTTTTATGtccttcttttaattttttaaatatttaagaaaaaaaggagCATATTATGGAATAGTTTAGTCAAATCAAGTTTAGTCCGTTTAACAATTGGctcttttataatttaataatgtcaaaattattaaaatatttattaaataatataacaatatttatttgatttatttttaatttacttgtttatttaaaaggtttattgatatatatttaaaaaaaattataaaaatatttattaattttatttactaaatgatgtaaaagatgatatgataatatttaattagtttatttttaagtttacttatctatttaaggttttttttatatttaaattatataaatatattaattaataatattttaatatgtattatttagtaaataaatttgttgaatattttaatatatatatatatatatatctataatattattaatatttagattataaaaatgtaataacaaataatatattaatatgtattatttgcTAAGTGTTTTTAGTTAAAATTTTGACGCTTGTAGTATTATTGTGATTTATAGCAACTTTGTCACTGACAAGAAATGTTTGTGTTTCAAATTGTAATTCAAGCAGAGTtcttctattatatatatatatatatatatatatattttttttttttttgtatttaaatatctGTACATATGATGATTCATTGGTGTACTATAAGTCTTTAAGAACGTAATTCTTTTTGTCTTTAAGAAAAAAGGATTAAATTATAGTTCATATATGATTTCGAAGTAACATgcatgttaaatgaaaaaaaaaggatgaaactattttattttaaaaatgaaaaatcaaatctTTGAAATGAGTAACTAGTGTACTTtcaattatttgtattatttcgTTTTCCTCTAGTGTTTGTGTTTATAAGGCTTATTCAcgtttttatatgaaaaatacaaGTATGTAACTtaaataatgcatattttccTGATAAACCAATGTGACAGACACTATAATAATGTACCttaatatcatttaaaaaaaaaaaaaaaaaaggcaaatgaGTGATTGGAGCTGGAAAAGTTGCATTTGCAAATCACGTTGCTGTGTTACATGCATATttgaccccccaaaaaaaaaaaaaatgtatgtcgtcttaaattttttcaaaattcttatCGATCGTGCGGTTGTAAAGAAAAGTCATAAAATCAAATTGGTGTAACGTTTTTAAACGTTTTCTTTATTGAATGATTTGGGTTAGTGGGGAGTTAATGGGCTTTAAGTGTCTTTTAtgtcttggaaaaaaaaaatgaaaaagaagaagaaaacaaagggttttcattttttttaaattaaatttttggaaaaacctCTCACTCACCCtcatgtttttttgaaaaaaaaaaaaatttaagaaaaaggtGCTTTTTTCGCATATTGTCTTTTCCTGGCAAATTTTACATAGAAAGAGTGGTAAAGATCTAATACACTaaaaagttcaaagaaaaagTTTTGAGGGTGTTAAATTCGAgagtttttcaattttgttatatCCTGGAACACAACCGTCGGAAAAACATCTGCACCGGTAGGACAGAAATTGTTTTAAGAACAATATGGTACCATACAGACCTCGGATCAATTTATTCTTCATATACAGATCAAAGCTAAAAAACTTTCagattgtatttgtatttattttgttaattttttatattttatttgtattttattccacacatatattcatatatattatggATATTCTAATAATTTTGTATTACAATTGGTACATGAAAATTTCATGTGGCCGGCCTGATAACGATATGATAAGGATGTATGCTCTAATTGTTAATTGTTctatttcttataaaaaaaaaaaaaaagaaaaaaaagaaaaaaagagtcaaTTGTTCTACCTCTCTAGTTGACATGCAGCTGCAGGTGACTGTCAGCATAAGAATTAGTATATTCCACCATCTAGACACGTGGTCCTCCTTTGGCCACTTAACCAAaacttcctttctttcttcttcatttttgtcTTTTGGGATATTGACAGTGTTAAATGAATCATATAGTAAGTATCTCGCACGTgattctaaatattttttttttttcctggccTTTTACGTTTAAAACTTGAGAAAACATTGCATTGTTGTATTTGTAGAATTTTCTATCAAAATTTCTAACATCATAAAGCATGTGATACCACTCAATCTTCCTTCCTCGTAGCTAaggaaatattttctttatttgtagaaaaacaaataaccaatttctatttataaatcCCGCTCGCTTTAGTCGCCTATTCCCTCCATTCTCAATTCTCTCTATTCCCACTCATAAGAAAACATAGGAACATTGTTGTTGATTATTAGCACGATTATGGTGgcatttattttcatatttttttctctactcAAGGCTTttatctccaaaggcaaatagtattgttgttttttaaaattagtattTGCATGACCTTTTTTTAGCAAAAACTATCAATGCTCaaaaaagaaggggaaaaaaaaaaaaaaaaaaccgtaattatgtttttggttgttttccattttctaaacGACATGTCGTTGAGCTCCCCGTTTTCGGTTTGAattcgggtttgccactttatTTCTTGCCACTGATTCCATCTCCTAATCTACGCGTTCAATTGCAAATTGAATCCCCCAGAAGctgaaaccatttaaaaaaagaaaaaaaaagaaaaaaaagatgcaaTTGCAGCAATGTTTTATTCGATCCTCAAAAGCTGTGGGAGCACTGGCTCGCTATCTCATCCACTCACCAAAAGCTTCCTCTTTCCTTTACTCTTCGGAGCCCCATAAACAGCAACCCCCAACTGACCAAAACCAGAGACATGAACGCCAAGGTGAAGCGACTGCTGCTTCTGCATTTGGGTCTTCTTCAAGGGTCCAAAAGCTCATCGCCTCCCAATCGGATCCCCTGCTCGCCAAAGAGATATTTGACTACGCTGCTCGTCAACCCAATTTCCGCCATTCTTACTCTGCCTATCTCACCCTCATTCTCAAGCTTGGCCGTTCCAATCACTTCTCTCTCATTGACAACCTTCTCATCCGTCTCAAGGCTGAGGGTTACACCGTCACCCCTATTCTATTTTCCCACATCATTAAAATTTACGGAGAGGCCGATATGCCCGACAAGGCCCTCCGAACATTTTATACCATGATTGAATTCCATTGTAAGCCTTTGCCCAAACACTTGAACCGCATTCTTGAAGTTCTCGTTGCTCACCGGAATCACATCCGTACAGCTTTTGATCTTTTCAAGAATGCTCACCGCTATGGAGTTTTCCCCAATACTAAATCCTACAATATTCTCATGCGCGCCTTCTGCCTTAATGGTGAACTTAGCATTGCGTACCAACTGTTCAACAAAATGTTTAAGAGAGACATTGTCCCGGACGTGGAATCGTATCGCATTTTGATGCAAGGATTGTGTAGGAAGGGTCAGGTGAATACGGCAGCGGACTTTCTAGAGGATATGTTGAACAAAGGGTTTGTTCCTGATACGTTGACCTATACCACACTGTTGAACAGTTTGTGTAGGAAAAAGAAGCTCAAGGAGGCATACAAGCTTCTATGCAGGATGAAGGTTAAGGGTTGCAATCCCGATATCGTCCATTATAATACCATTGTACTTGGGTTTTGTAGAGAAGGGCGTGCAATTGATGCTTGTAAGGTTCttgaggatatggaatcaaatGGATGCTTACCCAATATGCTGTCTTACCGAACTTTGATTAGTGGTTTATGTGATCAAGGAATTCTTGATGAGGGAAAGAAATATATGGAGGAAATGATATCAAAGGGATTTTCTCCACATTTCTCTCTCATTCATACTTTAGTTAATGGTTTATGTAATGTTGGAAGAGTTGAGGAAGCTTGTGGTGTTCTATGGGAGATTCTAATGCACGGTGAAGTTCCTCATTCAGATACTTGGCTTATGATAGTTTCTAGGATGTGTGAAGGCAATGAGATTGGTAAAATAGAGGAAATTGAGAAAGAGATCCAACAGAAGGAAATAAAACAGTCGAGAAAGTATATGGTGTGAGAGGGCATTCTTTAAATGATTTTGTCCTTTACTAGATGATATATATGAAAATCTTCTCAGGTTTCTAACTTACAAACAGCTCATCTTCTATCTGATTTGCCCACTGTTCCTTACTCGAGGGATTTGCAGAAGTCATGGGAAATGGATTGCCCAACTTTTTCTTAGGGCGTTTGGAGAAGCCTTGCTGTTTCAGACACTTAATTTTGCAAGTTGCCTTCCCAATTGTAATTATGTTTTGGATAGAgtaattttacaatattaagaaataaatattgttctAATTTAACTGCGAAATGCAAATATTACACAATTACGACTGCCATTCTGTCAACAAGAAAAAGCAATACAAAAGACAATGCTTTAAAACATTGCACATTGATATTTTCATAGACATTGCATCTGTTAGGAAAGTATCCTTTCGTTTCACCCAAGGCTGTATGCTGTAAAGTAGTGATATTAAATTGCATTTCATTGACAGCATTAGTAATTATGACAAAACTACGACTAAAGCatacaaagaaaacaaacatgCTACTTTGGAAaattgggaaaagaaaaaaaaaaaaaaaatttcagttacTGCCGCAAGATGATGTAAGCTACACTTGTATGTAAATGTTCTGTTTCACATAATTGGGAACAATAAAAAACCATTAATACCAAGGTCTGCAACAATGAGCTAGCCATGTAGCAAAGTTGAG
It encodes:
- the LOC107423788 gene encoding pentatricopeptide repeat-containing protein At4g01400, mitochondrial, with amino-acid sequence MQLQQCFIRSSKAVGALARYLIHSPKASSFLYSSEPHKQQPPTDQNQRHERQGEATAASAFGSSSRVQKLIASQSDPLLAKEIFDYAARQPNFRHSYSAYLTLILKLGRSNHFSLIDNLLIRLKAEGYTVTPILFSHIIKIYGEADMPDKALRTFYTMIEFHCKPLPKHLNRILEVLVAHRNHIRTAFDLFKNAHRYGVFPNTKSYNILMRAFCLNGELSIAYQLFNKMFKRDIVPDVESYRILMQGLCRKGQVNTAADFLEDMLNKGFVPDTLTYTTLLNSLCRKKKLKEAYKLLCRMKVKGCNPDIVHYNTIVLGFCREGRAIDACKVLEDMESNGCLPNMLSYRTLISGLCDQGILDEGKKYMEEMISKGFSPHFSLIHTLVNGLCNVGRVEEACGVLWEILMHGEVPHSDTWLMIVSRMCEGNEIGKIEEIEKEIQQKEIKQSRKYMV